The stretch of DNA TCAAAGGCGTCAATTTCAGCCGGTGAAAGATGGTTTGAGCGGTAAGGTTGGTATGTCATCAAAGGTCCTTTCAGCATATCAGGGTGCGGGTTCAGGTGCTGCTGGCAGCACCGGTCACAAAAACGCGTTCGGGGTCAAAGGCGCTGTCCTTGGCTGCCTTTTCGCAGCAATCCAGGGCCGATTGCGGCATGAGCGGTGTGGCTTCAAAATACCAGGGGATATCCAGGCGGCGGTATTTGTCCCGGCACAGGTTGTTGAACGCGCACAACTCCCAGCGATCCACCAGCTCGTTGAGGTTTTGGTCCAGGTAATGGGCGATCGCAGCCAGGTTTTCTTCGTTTGTGGTGATGTCGGGGATCAAGGGAGTGCGGATCCACAGGCGGGTTTTTAGGTTTTCGCTCCGGATGCGGTTGGTGATGTGGGTAAGATTGGTCAGGATAACCTCGTTCCCCAATCCCGTATACCGGCGATGTGCTTCTGAATCCATCAACTTAAGGTCATACAGAACCAGATCGGTATGCGGCAGGATAGCCTCCAGAGCCCTTGGCGAACAGGCACCGCAGGTGTCGAGGGCGGTGTGAATGCCTTCAGCTTGCAGCCGTGCAAACAGACGGGAAACGAAGCCGGCTTGCAGGGTGGGCTCGCCGCCCGAAGCGGTGACCCCTCCGCCGCTGGCTTCAAAGTAAGCCCGATCTTTTAGCAATTCAACCACCAGATCCTCCAGCGTCACCTGCTCGCCGAGCATTTCCAGCGCAGTTGAGGGACAGTTTTCAGTGCACACGCCACAGCCCTGGCATTTTTCCCGGTCAACCCGGATCATCCCCTGTGGGGACCGGTCGAGAGCGCCGTTAGGGCAAACCTCCAGGCAGATGGAACAGCCAATGCAGCGTGTTTCGATCCAGTGCACCTGGGTATACGTGGCAATCGATTCCGGGTTATGGCACCACAAGCACGAAAGGGGACAGCCCTTGAAGAAGATCGTGGTGCGGATTCCCGGTCCATCCTCGGTAGACAGCCGTTGCAGGTGCAGAATCAGGGCGGTGTTGGGCTCATCGGGGTCCCGCCTGGGGATGAATTGGCTCATATTGTCATCCGAAGTGTGTTGAATTGCGGTCATAGATACCCGGGTTTACATCCGGTGCGATTCACGGGCGATGATCTCGTCCTGCAATTCCTTGCCGATGGTGGTGAAATAGGCATTGTAGCCCGTCACCCGAACCAGCAGGTGTTTGTAATCCTGAGGATTTTTCTGCGCCTCGCGCAGGATATTTGCATCAAGGATGTTGATCTGCAGCGCGGTACCGCCATTTTCTGCATAGCCGCGCAGAAATGCTTTAAATTTTGCCTTGTGTGATTCGTCCCTGAGCAGTGAGGGGCTGAAGGTCATGGTGTGACTGGCGCCGTTGGGCAGCAGGTTGATATATCCCTCCCAATCGCCTCCGCCATTCGAAGACTTTCCGCCCAGCGCCTTGCCTACGGAGTTGGCGTTGGCGGTGGGTCCATGGATGTCCACGCCGTTGACCGGACAGATCGCATTTGAAAGGAATTGACCTTTCTTACGCCCATCGGGGCTGGCTGGCAAAATATCCGCGTCCGCAATCCAGTAATTCCAGCTCAACATGCCCGGTCTGAACTGGCGATCTGTTATGCTGGTGCGATGCTTCCAGGTGAATTTGGTCCAGGTTTCCATCACGCGCAGCGCCATGGCATCCGCCTCGTCATCGTCACGCCCATATTTGGGCGCTTTGTTGATCGCCATAGCCTGCAACACCGCATGTCCTTCCCAGTTATCTCGCAAAGCCTGGATCAGCTCAGCCCAGGTGCACGCCTTCTGATCAAACACCAGGTACTTGATCGCCAGCAGCGAATCCACTGTACTGGCAAAGGTGACCGCCTCGATGGTCACAAAGCGGATCTGCGGACCGCCCTGGTTCACGTCCCTTGCCTGTTCCGCACAGCCACGTACCAGTGTGGAAAGATAGGGCGAAGGCGAATAGGTGGCGCGCAGGGTTTCCGCGCGATCGTACAGGTTGACGATCTTCTGGATGATAAACGCGGTTTGCTGTTCATAGGCCTGCCAGAAATCCTCGAAGGTTTCGAAACGGGACGGATCGCCGGTATCGGGACCCGACCTGACCTGGGGGTCGGTGATCCAGGTCATCGGGTCGGTGTAGGGATGCATGTCATACCCACCCGTCAGCGCCAGTTCAACCGCTTTGAGCAAGTTCAGGTTGCAATCCACCGTGCCCGAGCGGTCATTACCGCACATGGTGTTTTCCAGGCAGCCGACCGGGGCATAATCGTGCACATTGTCTTCGTTGATCAGGTGCTCAATCCCGCCCTGCCTGGCTTGTAAGAGCATCCCCGCCATCGAGCGTTCATCGAAATTCAGCAAAAAAGGCGCTCCCTGGCTCTTTGCCACCATCTCCACGACTTTATCCATCAAAGGCTCAGGCGTTCTGCGATGCAGGCGGACATTGGGCTTGGGCTCCAGAATTGGCGACATCTCATCGATCACTTCCAGGATGGCATAGGTCAGGTCGTTGGTCATGTCCTCGCCGTTGGGTCCCAGCCCGCCGATGGTGAGCAATTGCCCATACCCCGCCGTGATGCCCTGGTTCCCGCCCGTGCGGATCATGAAGTCATAGGCTGTATTGGCATGGATCCAGAAGCATTTCAGAATTTCCTTGCCGAACTCGCGTTCCATGCCCTCATCCAGTGATTTCTGCCACAGCGGGTAAAGGTACTGATCAATCCTGCCAAAGGAGGTGCCCGCGCCGGGGTAATTTTCATCAGCCATCACCAGCATGTGAGTCAGCCAGAGCGCCTGTACTGCCTGCCAGAAGGTCTGTGGTGGTTCCCAGGGAACCATATTCAGGTTTTCTGCCATCTGTTTTAATTCATTTTCCCGCTGGGCATCCGGTTCCAACTCTGCCAGAGCCAGGCATTGATCCCGGTATTTTGCAGACAGGTCACGCGGCAGGGTGGCGGCGGTCAGCATGGCTTTTAATTGTGCGCCTTTCGGTCCTTGCTTATCCTTCTTTGAGAGGGCGTTATAAAAACCCTGCAGTTCGCGGTGAATACCAACAAATCCCTCCTCAATCACCCGTGGATAATCCGGGATAAGATGACCGTTGGTGCAGCCCGTGTTGCCATACCCATGGTTGTGAAAATCAAAGATCGCCTGGCGGAGAGAGTGCTTTCCTTCAATCGTGTCCAGGTAGGCTTTTGCCTGTTTCTCATCCAGGCAGGTGGAGGTTTGAACGTTAAACCGCCCCCCGGCGATCAGATCCCCTGGCAGAATCTCATGAGGAAGATGCTTGACCATCACCTCCTTCAAAAACCAGGCTTTCCGTTCAGCAATGGACCACTTCCAGAAATCAGGATGCAGGTCTATCGGGCGGGCGACCTGCTTGAAGGCGCCGCGAAATGTCGGAAAGAATGTATAGGTTTCCGGGACAATATAGAAGTTGAACTCTTCATACTGAAAATCCCAGGGGGTGCCGGTGGTCCAGGACGTAGCCTCGTTGTTCCAGGGTCGCTGCACGCCTGAAAAATAATAGTCCCTCAGCCACTGAATGCGCGGCGAAAGATTCTCTGGGGTTTTGATCTTATATGCCAGCCCGGTTTGTTGGGTTTCTTGATTCATGGTGACAGCCTCCGGTTGATGTGCGGAATTAATAATATAGTATGATTTTTATGGATAACCAGGTCATTAATGGCGACTCGTATTTAGTTTATCATAAATACGCTCACCGGTCAGTGCTGTCTTAGAAGATTAATCCATAAGCCAATGATGCCGACAAATCGCCTGACCAACATCCTGAACCCACTTTACCACCCCATGAAGGAGGAACGATGCGCCCCATTCTTTATCAGGTCGATGCATTTACCGCTGAACCCTTCAAAGGCAACCCTGCCGGCGTGTGCTTGCTTTCACACAAGGCACACGTTGGATGGATGAAGGGCGTAGCCAGGGAGATGAACCTGTCCGAGACGGCGTTTGTCTCCCCGGGACGGGGCGGCTGGCGACTGCGCTGGTTCACCCCAAAACAGGAAGTGAACCTGTGCGGGCATGCCACGCTGGCAGCCGCCAAGGTGCTGTTTGATCGCGAGCCTGCCCTGCGCAATGAGCCCATCTGCTTCAAAACCCTCAGCGGTGACCTGTTAGCCCGCTGGGTGGATGGCGAAATTGAACTGGATTTTCCAGCCATGACGTATCGGCGTTTTTCATACGAAAGCCATGTCGACCGGGCATTGGGGTTTAGACCCTGTGATGCTGTCTTTTCCGGAAATTATTACCTGTTTGAAGCCGAAGACGAAACCCTCATCCGCAAAATTACGCCAGACATCGCTGCCATCGAAAAATTGCCCATGCCTGAGGTGATCATCACCGCTCGCAGCCAGGACCCGGCTTTTGACTTCGTCTCGCGTTTTTTCGCTCCCCAGCTTGGCATCCCTGAAGACCCCGTCACTGGTTCAGCACACTGCCTGTTAGCGCCCTTTTGGGCTGAAAAATTGAAAAAGAATGCATTTTCGGCTTATCAGGCTTCTCCGCGCGGGGGAATGCTTCATGTGCGCCTGGAAGGAGCGCGGGTTATGATCAGGGGCTCAGCCGTGATCATCTTTGAAGGTGAACTGCGGGTTTAAGCCCACGTTTCGCAAATCAATCGTCCGCTCAGCAAATCTCCCGCGGATTGGCTCTTTTCGGATTTTTATTGGTTAAAGTGCAGCCCTCAACTCCTCCACACTGTCCGCATCGCCCACTCAACTCCAAACGACTCAAAAGATATTAAAAATAGTACAATAATAACCCTTGAAAACCGATTGAGGAAAGATGAAAAGAATTCTACGGGTTACCCTGCTGATGATCCTCCTCAGCTTGATGCTGGGCAATGTGCATCGTGCAGTCGACGCATCCGGCTCCGCTTATTTTGAACAGCCGCTATGCCTGCCCGGCATGCCGGATGACGGGACCTGCCTGATGCTCGGACCTGCCCAGGTCATCGCTGAACTGAAGGCAGCCGGTTTTACCTACCCGCCCAGGGGATTGCCAGCCGCCACACCCCCTTCCGAAATGGGGGTCATGCCTGTGTTTATCGCCCAGATCAATATTCCCGAAGACGAACCTGCCCCAATTTACGCCAGTTTTGAAGACGCCCGAACCGGAACGAACCCGATCCGCTTTATCGAAGCCGGTCGGATGCGTTTTGTCAGCTATATTGAACGCAGAGACGATGTCGATGGAACCCATTATGTTAAGCTGGCTTCAGGCGAATGGACTCGCGCTGCCCCAGCAGCATACCCGAGATTTCAGGGGTTAGAGTTCTATGAAAATCCAAAGAATAATTTTGGCTGGATGATCACAGAAAGCGAAAGCTACGTCGCACCTTCGTTTAATGCCCCAAAAACCGGTGTTGTTTACAGTAAGCACAGCTTGTTCCAGGTCTTTGACACTGTGGAAGCAGAAGGCTATTTGTGGTATCAAATTGCGCCCGGTGAATGGATCAACAGCCATGTTTCAGGCGTAGTGATCTTAAGGCCAGATCCACCTGAAGGCGTCAATACTAATCGCTGGATTGAACTGGATCTGTTTCAGCAGACCGCAATGGTTTACGAAGACGGGCAATTGCTGTTTGCCACCTTGATGACCTCGGGCTGGGAGCCCTTCTATACAAAGCCAGGTCTCTTCACCATTTACGAAAAAAAGGAGCTGGCTGACATGCTTGGCTCCTTTGAAGCGGACCGTTCCGATTACTACTTGTTTCAAGATGTCCCCTGGCAGATGTATTATGACGAAGCTCGCGCCATTCATACCGCATACTGGCGCACAAATTTTGGCTATGTGGGTTCGCATGGCTGCGTCAACCTCTCCCCCGGGGATGCGCACTGGATGTTTCTGTGGGCAAATGAAGGTGATTACGTCTGGGTGCACGATACCAGCGGGCGCACGCCAACCGACCCCTCTTATTACGGCCCTGGGGCGCCTTAGCCCTGGCAGCCAAAACACGCTTTGATCAATAACATCAACAAATCCCTGCGGATTGAAATCTCGCAGGGATTTTTCCTCTAATCCTGTGGGAAAGTATGAAAAATCAGTAAGGCGCCAGTAACCTGAGAATGCCTATCACCATTATCCAGAAAGTGACACGGTCATCATTCACGATTCACTTTTTTCTGCAGGCATGTCACGACTGGCTATGATATCGATGCCTGTTCCCAGCGCATTTTGCAGGACGACCTGGTTGATCTTGACCGGTGCTTGCACTTCAATGTCGCGTAATTTTTTTGCCAGGTTCGGGATGAGAAGCTTGGGAAAACTTGTGCTTGTGTAAACAGGCACCAGCGGATGCAGTCCCCCCTTCACTTTCACCGTGGAAGCCACCATCCGTCGAGGATCCTGCAGTTCACTAATCGCATATTCTTTGCCCCGCTTGCAGCCGCTTTCTAACACTTCCAAAACATGGGAGCCCTCGTGCTTAACCTTGAGCAAGCAGCCCTGGGGGCAGGTTACACAGATAATTTCACTGATCTCAACCATAATTCGTTCCTTTTTCTACCAATAATGATTTACTTTACCGCTTTCTGACGTTAATTGTCAAAGAGGTTGCCTTTTGAACGGCTTCATAGGCTTGGGGTTTGAGCGCCAGGGTTAAAATCTCCCCGGGGCGAGCATAGGGTTCTGCTTTTTTAGCCACCACCTCACCATTTTGGTCTTCCACAGTGACCAAAACGCGCGCTTCAATCGGTACAATGGCGCGCATCTGCAGTCGAACCAACTCCTCAGCCAGGTGCGCTTTGTCCAGCTTGTGGGGTACCACGTAACGGATATTCTCACCCGCTTTAAGCGGAATGTGTTCGCCCGGTTCAACTCGTTCAGATCGGGCAAAGGCTGCCGCGCCCTTCCCCGCCACATAACCCGCCTCGGTGACCCAGTCCACCAGGTCATACACATGCACCACATTCCCGGCGGCAAAAATCCCGGGGACATTGGTCATAAAGCGGTCATCGACAAAGGGTCCGTTGGTCACCGGGTCCAGCAGGACGCCGGCCTGTTTGGAAAGCTCATTTTCCGGGATCAAGCCCACGGAGAGCAACAACGTATCGCAGGGGATGATCTCCTGAGTGCCGGGGATGGGTTGCCAGTCAGCATCCACGCTGACGGCTTCAATCGCTTCCACCCGGTTGTTTCCAATAATGCGATTGACCGTGCGTTGTTTCTCTAAGACAATTCCATAATCCAACAGACATTGCACATAGTTGCGCGTCAAGCCGCTCAGATAAGGCATGATTTCCAGCACCCGTTCAACCCGCGCGCCTTCAATGGTCAGCCGTCGCGCCATGATCATGCCGATATCGCCCGAACCCAGGATGACAAATTTTTCGCCAGGCATATGGCCTTCAACATTCACAAAGCGCTGAGCCGTTCCGGCAGTGTACACACCTGCCGGACGGGAGCCGGGCAGTAAAATTTGAGCCCGAGTGCGCTCACGGCAGCCCATTGCCAGGACGATCGCGCCCGCTTCAATTTCAATGTAACCCAAGCCCCTGTTGATGGCGTAGATCGTCCGTTCGGGGGTGATGTCCAGCACCATCGTGTCCATCAGGGTTTCCACGCCGTGACCCCGGACCTTCTCGATGAAGTGTTGGGCATAGGCAGGGCCGGGCAAATCCTCTTTAAATAATTCCAGTCCAAAGCCGTTGTGAATACACTGCAGTAAAATGCCGCCCAGTTCAACATCGCGCTCGATGATCAGCACATCCTCGGCGCCATTTTCCTTGGCGGCTATAGCAGCAGCCAGCCCGCCCGGTCCGCTGCCGATGATGACAACATCATAATTTCGTTTCATATCAACGCCTCCACGCTCAGATGATCCTGATCAACATCCTTGGTCCGGCGCGAAAGGAAATTCGAAGCGCCACCCTTTTTTGTGATCTCCTCCGGTGTAAGCCCCAACTCTTCGGCGAGGATCGCCACTACACGCGGCATATCAAACCCACCCTGGCAACGACCGGTACCCGTCCAGGTGCGCCGCTTGATGGCATCGTAAGTAGTCGCCGGGATCGGGGCATGGATTTCAGCCCGTATTTCTCCTTCAGTGACCGTTTCACAGCGGCACACGATCCGTCCGTAAGCCGGGTCCCTGGCGATTAAAGCTGCCTGTTCGTTTCGACTCAGGTTGCGAAAAACCGGGCGGGGAACCCGTACCGGGTTCCAATCCGTTTTTTCAACCAGGACTTCGCCGGCGCCCTGCAGCAGCTCGATCACCTTGAGAGCGATCGCCGGTGCAGCAGTGAACCCGGGTGATTCAATCCCGCCCAGGTTAACCAATCCTGAAACATGATCCGGGATTTCAATGATAAAATCCTGGTTGTAATTGATATCCGGGTTGGGTGAGGGCGCATTACCGGTGGCGCGCAATCCGGCAAACTGGGCAATGATGTGTTTACGTTTAATCGCCGGTAGCAGCTTATTGCCGCCCTCCCAAATTTCCTGGATGCCCTCTGTGGTCATCGCCTTGTTTTCTTTAGAGTCCACAAAATTGGCATTGGGACCAACGATTACATTCCCGTGCAGCGTGCCTCCCACTACGATGCCTTTTCCTTTATCCGTGGGCGTTGGAAAGAACACCGTGAGCTGGGTCAACTTGAAATCTGCCTGATCCAGAATGACATATTCACCGCGCCGGGGCTTGATGACAAATTCCGGACGGACGCCAGCCTGATGCATAACCTCATCCGCATATAGCCCGGCTGCGTTGACCGTCCAGCGCGAGAGAAATTCGCCTCGATTGGTGCGCACGCCGATGATGCGCGTCCCTTCAATGATGAAATCTTCAAAGGCAGTTTCCAGCATCAGTTCCACGCCATTCATCACCGCGTTTTCTGCTGCGGCCACGGTGGCAGCAAAGGGATCGCTGATCGCGCCGGTCGGCGCCCACAGGGCTGCCACCACATCCGGGCGGATCAACGGCTCTCGTTGGCGCAACTCCTTGCCGCTGATGATCTCAAGACCCGGTACGCCATTCCGCCGACCACGCTCCAGCAGTTCTTCCAGAACCTGCGCCTCTTCTTCGTTGACGGCAACCACAAAATCTCCGCAGCGCTCGTACTTGATTCCCAGTTCCTGTGATAAACCGGGCCACATCTCCACCGCCATCACGTTGGTCAGCGCTTTATTCGAACCTGTCGGCGGGTCGTATCCCGCGTGCAGAATAGCGGAATTTGCCGAGCTGGTTCCCATGCCAACATCGACCTCTTTTTCAATTAACAAAATATCCAGCTTGTACCTGGATAAGAAACGGGCGACCAAACTGCCAACGATTCCGGCGCCAATGATAATCACATCGTAGGTTTTAGGCAAAACAACCTCCAAACAACAACAGTGAGTCCATCAAATAAAACTTCAACAATTATACTTGGTTTGATTTATAAAATTGAACCGATATCCAGAATGTAAGGACATTTTCCAACGCTGATGGGGTCTTGCCCGGACCAGGATCAACGCAATCAGGGCGCGATGATCACCGGCAGGCTGTCTAAAACCCCTATCACACCTGGCCAGCCAGCAGACTGCCAAATCACCAGGCGCATGTTCTCCTGTTTAACAACCGGCGAATAAGCCAGTGAGACCGAAAATTCGAAATCGATGCCGGGCGTTTCCACAGCCAATTGTTTGCTAAAAATGGCGCGCCCGCGCTCGGTCATTAACTCAAAATAAATCGGGGTTTCATTAATCGGCCTGACAGTTCCTGTAATCAGCAGCGGGGAATCGCTGATGACAGCGCCGGGTTCAGGTTGAGTTACTGTCAGCCAGGGGTCTTCATTAAGGTGTAGCAGGATTTGCTCTTCACCCCCGTTTGCCAAGTTCAACATTGCCGAACGCATCGCTAGGGGACGATGGAAGCGATCCTGGGTTGTGATCGTAAGGATAGCAGAAGTCGTGTCCGTCGGGATTTCGAAAGCCAGAAGGGTTGAGAATTCGAAGGTTGAGTCGCTGAGAGCATCCACCCTGAGCAACTGCCTGGCAAGCAGGTTCTGTTTCCGATCCACCAGGGTCAACCTGACCAAGCCGTCTTCTCCTGCGTGAATCATTGCGGTCACCTCGATCGGCGCCGTCACCAATGAACCTTCACCCGGGCTAAGTATGGTCATCGGTTGTGTCGGTTGTGCATTGGCAGCGTGCACAAAAGCTAAGATCAAACTCAGTGAAAGAAATAAGCGCAGGTAAGATTGCATGGAGGAATTATACAATATTCCACCTTTTCACCAATAGGGGCTGTTGCATTGATTGCTGGAACAGCCCCTGTTATCAAAAATATTCAACCCGCTTTAAAGATCGTAAATTTCCGTGTACTTTTTCCTCAGGTAAGCCATATAGGGTTCAGGGGTGATCTTGCTGCCCGTTGCCTTGAGCATAATCTCCTGGGGTTCAAATTTACTGCCATATTGATGGACATGCTCGCGCATCCACCCCAGGATGGTATCAAATTTACCCCTGGCAATTTCATCCGGAACATCGGGGTTTTCTTCCAAGAGTTTTTCCCATAGCTGTGCTGAAGCCAGGTTGCCGAGTGCGTAGGTGGGGAAATACCCGATCATCCCGCCGCTCCAGTGGATATCCTGCAGCACACCAACCGCATCGTCAGGCGGGGTGATGCCGAGGTATTCCTGCATCTTGCTGTTCCAGATCTCTGGTAGATCAGCGACATTCATTGTTCCTTCCATCAAACCAATTTCAATTTCCAGGCGCAACATGATGTGCATGTTGTAGGTGGCTTCATCGGCTTCAACCCGGATAAATGAAGGTTCGACCCTGTTAATCCCGCGGTAAAAGTCTTCCAAGCTGACCCCTCCCAGGTGCTGCGAAAAGAGCATCTGGAAAGAAGGATAAAAGTGCGACCAGAACGCCTTACTGCGTCCGACGATATTTTCCCACAAGCGCGATTGCGATTCATGAATCGCCAGTGAGCTTGCCCCGCCAAGGGGATGGCGTTTATACTTTTCAGGCACGCCCTGACCGTACATGGCATGTCCGGATTCGTGCATCGTGCTAAATAAAGCTGAGCCACCATCCTGTTTGAGGTAGCGGGTGGTAATGCGCACATCTCCGTAGCCAAATTCGGTGGTAAAGGGATGCGGCGCCACATCCAGGCGACCGCGCTGCCAATCATAACCAAAACAGGTGATCACATGGCGACCAAACAGCTCCTGATGTTCCTCATTGTAATGCTGCTTGATAAAGGAATTGTCAGGCGGTTCTTTTTCAGCAATTTCCTGTAAAAGTTCTACTTGCTGTGGACGTAACGCGTCGAAGATTTCTTTAACCTCAGTTGTTTTCATACCGGGCTCGAAATCATCCAACAGCGGGTCGTAAATATGATCATAGGGCTTAAACAGGTCAGCGTATTGCTTGCGCAGGTCAACAAGGGTTTCCAGGTGCGGTTGGAAGATGGAAAAATCAGATTGTGCTCTTGCTTTGACCCAGGCTTCGTGCCCCATGGTTTGCGCTTTGATGGTTTCCATCAACATCGGCAGCGGCACTTTTACTTGCTTCTCGTAAGCCCTCTTGACTGTTTTAACCGAGCGCGCTGCGTCTGTTTCCGCGTTCAAATCCCCCACTTCTGCCTCCAGATCCGCAATCAACTGACCGAACTCCTCGGTGGCAAATTTCTCGTGCAAAATGCGACCTAATGCGGCAGACTGTAAACCACGCTCTTCAGCGCCCCCGGGTGGCATATAAATTTGTTGATCCCACCCCAACACGGCCATAATGTGCTGCAGGTCTGTAAACTCTGCCACACGTTCCAGAAGGGTTTGCATTTTGGGTGAGTATTCTGGCTTTTCAGACATAAATATCCTATCTCTCGAAGATTAATCAAACGGGGCAGTCAATCGGGCGGCTAAACGATCTTCCAGCGCAACGGCTTTCCTTCCAGCGCAGCCACCACTTCCTCAACGATGTCAAAGCCTGCCCGCAATTGGGCTTCTGCCGTTTGTGCGCCGATATGGGGTGTTGCCACAACCTTGGGATGTGTGGATAAAAGATCGCCTGCTGCGGGCGGTTCTGCTTCAAAGACATCCAGCCCCGCACCAGCCACCTTTCCGCTGTTAAGGGCGTCCAGCAGGGCGCTGCCTTCAACCACGCCCCCGCGTGAAGCGTCGATAATCAAAACGCCATCCTTCATTTTGCTGAATGCTTCGGCATTAAGCAGGT from Brevefilum fermentans encodes:
- a CDS encoding glycyl-radical enzyme activating protein produces the protein MSQFIPRRDPDEPNTALILHLQRLSTEDGPGIRTTIFFKGCPLSCLWCHNPESIATYTQVHWIETRCIGCSICLEVCPNGALDRSPQGMIRVDREKCQGCGVCTENCPSTALEMLGEQVTLEDLVVELLKDRAYFEASGGGVTASGGEPTLQAGFVSRLFARLQAEGIHTALDTCGACSPRALEAILPHTDLVLYDLKLMDSEAHRRYTGLGNEVILTNLTHITNRIRSENLKTRLWIRTPLIPDITTNEENLAAIAHYLDQNLNELVDRWELCAFNNLCRDKYRRLDIPWYFEATPLMPQSALDCCEKAAKDSAFDPERVFVTGAASST
- a CDS encoding pyruvate formate lyase family protein — its product is MNQETQQTGLAYKIKTPENLSPRIQWLRDYYFSGVQRPWNNEATSWTTGTPWDFQYEEFNFYIVPETYTFFPTFRGAFKQVARPIDLHPDFWKWSIAERKAWFLKEVMVKHLPHEILPGDLIAGGRFNVQTSTCLDEKQAKAYLDTIEGKHSLRQAIFDFHNHGYGNTGCTNGHLIPDYPRVIEEGFVGIHRELQGFYNALSKKDKQGPKGAQLKAMLTAATLPRDLSAKYRDQCLALAELEPDAQRENELKQMAENLNMVPWEPPQTFWQAVQALWLTHMLVMADENYPGAGTSFGRIDQYLYPLWQKSLDEGMEREFGKEILKCFWIHANTAYDFMIRTGGNQGITAGYGQLLTIGGLGPNGEDMTNDLTYAILEVIDEMSPILEPKPNVRLHRRTPEPLMDKVVEMVAKSQGAPFLLNFDERSMAGMLLQARQGGIEHLINEDNVHDYAPVGCLENTMCGNDRSGTVDCNLNLLKAVELALTGGYDMHPYTDPMTWITDPQVRSGPDTGDPSRFETFEDFWQAYEQQTAFIIQKIVNLYDRAETLRATYSPSPYLSTLVRGCAEQARDVNQGGPQIRFVTIEAVTFASTVDSLLAIKYLVFDQKACTWAELIQALRDNWEGHAVLQAMAINKAPKYGRDDDEADAMALRVMETWTKFTWKHRTSITDRQFRPGMLSWNYWIADADILPASPDGRKKGQFLSNAICPVNGVDIHGPTANANSVGKALGGKSSNGGGDWEGYINLLPNGASHTMTFSPSLLRDESHKAKFKAFLRGYAENGGTALQINILDANILREAQKNPQDYKHLLVRVTGYNAYFTTIGKELQDEIIARESHRM
- a CDS encoding PhzF family phenazine biosynthesis protein, producing the protein MRPILYQVDAFTAEPFKGNPAGVCLLSHKAHVGWMKGVAREMNLSETAFVSPGRGGWRLRWFTPKQEVNLCGHATLAAAKVLFDREPALRNEPICFKTLSGDLLARWVDGEIELDFPAMTYRRFSYESHVDRALGFRPCDAVFSGNYYLFEAEDETLIRKITPDIAAIEKLPMPEVIITARSQDPAFDFVSRFFAPQLGIPEDPVTGSAHCLLAPFWAEKLKKNAFSAYQASPRGGMLHVRLEGARVMIRGSAVIIFEGELRV
- a CDS encoding L,D-transpeptidase, whose translation is MKRILRVTLLMILLSLMLGNVHRAVDASGSAYFEQPLCLPGMPDDGTCLMLGPAQVIAELKAAGFTYPPRGLPAATPPSEMGVMPVFIAQINIPEDEPAPIYASFEDARTGTNPIRFIEAGRMRFVSYIERRDDVDGTHYVKLASGEWTRAAPAAYPRFQGLEFYENPKNNFGWMITESESYVAPSFNAPKTGVVYSKHSLFQVFDTVEAEGYLWYQIAPGEWINSHVSGVVILRPDPPEGVNTNRWIELDLFQQTAMVYEDGQLLFATLMTSGWEPFYTKPGLFTIYEKKELADMLGSFEADRSDYYLFQDVPWQMYYDEARAIHTAYWRTNFGYVGSHGCVNLSPGDAHWMFLWANEGDYVWVHDTSGRTPTDPSYYGPGAP
- a CDS encoding DUF1667 domain-containing protein → MVEISEIICVTCPQGCLLKVKHEGSHVLEVLESGCKRGKEYAISELQDPRRMVASTVKVKGGLHPLVPVYTSTSFPKLLIPNLAKKLRDIEVQAPVKINQVVLQNALGTGIDIIASRDMPAEKSES
- a CDS encoding NAD(P)/FAD-dependent oxidoreductase is translated as MKRNYDVVIIGSGPGGLAAAIAAKENGAEDVLIIERDVELGGILLQCIHNGFGLELFKEDLPGPAYAQHFIEKVRGHGVETLMDTMVLDITPERTIYAINRGLGYIEIEAGAIVLAMGCRERTRAQILLPGSRPAGVYTAGTAQRFVNVEGHMPGEKFVILGSGDIGMIMARRLTIEGARVERVLEIMPYLSGLTRNYVQCLLDYGIVLEKQRTVNRIIGNNRVEAIEAVSVDADWQPIPGTQEIIPCDTLLLSVGLIPENELSKQAGVLLDPVTNGPFVDDRFMTNVPGIFAAGNVVHVYDLVDWVTEAGYVAGKGAAAFARSERVEPGEHIPLKAGENIRYVVPHKLDKAHLAEELVRLQMRAIVPIEARVLVTVEDQNGEVVAKKAEPYARPGEILTLALKPQAYEAVQKATSLTINVRKR
- a CDS encoding NAD(P)/FAD-dependent oxidoreductase codes for the protein MPKTYDVIIIGAGIVGSLVARFLSRYKLDILLIEKEVDVGMGTSSANSAILHAGYDPPTGSNKALTNVMAVEMWPGLSQELGIKYERCGDFVVAVNEEEAQVLEELLERGRRNGVPGLEIISGKELRQREPLIRPDVVAALWAPTGAISDPFAATVAAAENAVMNGVELMLETAFEDFIIEGTRIIGVRTNRGEFLSRWTVNAAGLYADEVMHQAGVRPEFVIKPRRGEYVILDQADFKLTQLTVFFPTPTDKGKGIVVGGTLHGNVIVGPNANFVDSKENKAMTTEGIQEIWEGGNKLLPAIKRKHIIAQFAGLRATGNAPSPNPDINYNQDFIIEIPDHVSGLVNLGGIESPGFTAAPAIALKVIELLQGAGEVLVEKTDWNPVRVPRPVFRNLSRNEQAALIARDPAYGRIVCRCETVTEGEIRAEIHAPIPATTYDAIKRRTWTGTGRCQGGFDMPRVVAILAEELGLTPEEITKKGGASNFLSRRTKDVDQDHLSVEALI
- a CDS encoding carboxypeptidase M32; the encoded protein is MSEKPEYSPKMQTLLERVAEFTDLQHIMAVLGWDQQIYMPPGGAEERGLQSAALGRILHEKFATEEFGQLIADLEAEVGDLNAETDAARSVKTVKRAYEKQVKVPLPMLMETIKAQTMGHEAWVKARAQSDFSIFQPHLETLVDLRKQYADLFKPYDHIYDPLLDDFEPGMKTTEVKEIFDALRPQQVELLQEIAEKEPPDNSFIKQHYNEEHQELFGRHVITCFGYDWQRGRLDVAPHPFTTEFGYGDVRITTRYLKQDGGSALFSTMHESGHAMYGQGVPEKYKRHPLGGASSLAIHESQSRLWENIVGRSKAFWSHFYPSFQMLFSQHLGGVSLEDFYRGINRVEPSFIRVEADEATYNMHIMLRLEIEIGLMEGTMNVADLPEIWNSKMQEYLGITPPDDAVGVLQDIHWSGGMIGYFPTYALGNLASAQLWEKLLEENPDVPDEIARGKFDTILGWMREHVHQYGSKFEPQEIMLKATGSKITPEPYMAYLRKKYTEIYDL